A stretch of the Teretinema zuelzerae genome encodes the following:
- the rpsJ gene encoding 30S ribosomal protein S10, giving the protein MAKERIRVRLRGFDVELIDQSSKAIVQTVQKAGAKVSGPIPLPTRINKVTVLRSPHVNKKSREQFEMRTHKRLIDIIEPSAEVMDSLMKLELPAGVDVEIKQ; this is encoded by the coding sequence ATGGCTAAGGAAAGGATTCGCGTACGACTCCGCGGATTTGATGTTGAGTTGATTGATCAGAGCTCTAAGGCAATTGTGCAGACGGTTCAGAAGGCTGGCGCCAAAGTATCCGGCCCCATCCCCCTTCCGACCCGTATTAATAAGGTTACTGTGCTTCGTTCTCCCCACGTTAACAAAAAGTCTCGTGAGCAGTTCGAAATGCGTACCCATAAGCGCCTTATCGATATTATCGAGCCTTCTGCAGAAGTGATGGATTCATTAATGAAGCTTGAACTTCCTGCCGGCGTTGACGTAGAGATCAAGCAGTAA
- the tuf gene encoding elongation factor Tu, whose translation MAKEKFERTKPHMNVGTIGHVDHGKTTLSAAITAYCAKKYGDKVLKYDEIDNAPEEKARGITINTRHMEYQSEKRHYAHIDCPGHADYIKNMITGAAQMDGSILVVSAPDSVMPQTREHILLARQVGVPAIVVFMNKVDLLDDPDLMELVEEEIRDVVAYYGFPRETPIIKGSAFKAMADGASAEDTACIQELLDTMDSYFKDPERAADKPFLMPIEDIFTISGRGTVVTGRIESGVINLNEEVEIVGIRPTVKTVITGIEMFNKLLDNGMAGDNVGLLLRGIDKKAVERGQVLAKTGSITPHKKFEGQVYVLSKDEGGRHSPFFSGYRPQFYFRTTDITGTITLPAGVDMVKPGDNTKIIGELIHPIAMQKGLKFAIREGGRTVASGQVTDIVE comes from the coding sequence ATGGCAAAGGAAAAGTTCGAAAGAACGAAACCTCACATGAATGTTGGTACCATTGGTCACGTTGACCATGGTAAGACCACTCTTTCCGCAGCTATCACTGCTTATTGCGCCAAAAAGTATGGTGATAAGGTGCTCAAGTACGATGAAATCGACAATGCTCCGGAAGAGAAGGCTCGCGGTATTACCATTAATACCCGTCACATGGAGTATCAGTCCGAGAAGCGCCACTACGCGCACATCGACTGCCCTGGACACGCCGACTATATCAAAAACATGATTACCGGCGCTGCCCAGATGGACGGTTCGATTCTCGTTGTTTCCGCGCCCGATTCGGTTATGCCCCAGACCCGCGAGCACATTCTGCTTGCCCGTCAGGTAGGCGTTCCTGCGATCGTCGTGTTCATGAACAAGGTCGACCTCTTGGACGATCCTGACCTCATGGAGCTTGTCGAGGAAGAAATTCGCGATGTCGTCGCCTACTACGGCTTCCCCCGCGAAACTCCGATCATCAAGGGATCTGCTTTCAAGGCCATGGCCGACGGCGCATCCGCTGAAGACACCGCTTGCATCCAGGAACTCCTTGATACCATGGACTCCTACTTCAAAGATCCCGAACGCGCAGCAGATAAGCCCTTCCTTATGCCGATCGAAGACATCTTTACGATTTCCGGACGCGGTACTGTTGTTACCGGCCGTATCGAAAGCGGTGTCATCAATCTCAACGAAGAAGTTGAAATCGTAGGTATCCGCCCGACAGTCAAGACTGTTATCACCGGTATCGAAATGTTTAACAAGCTTCTTGATAACGGTATGGCTGGAGACAACGTTGGTCTTCTTCTCCGCGGTATCGACAAGAAGGCTGTAGAACGCGGTCAGGTTCTTGCCAAGACCGGTTCAATCACCCCTCACAAGAAATTTGAAGGACAGGTTTATGTTCTTTCAAAGGACGAGGGTGGACGCCACAGTCCGTTCTTCTCCGGATATCGCCCCCAGTTCTATTTCAGAACTACCGATATCACCGGAACCATTACGCTCCCTGCCGGAGTCGACATGGTTAAGCCGGGCGACAACACCAAGATCATCGGTGAACTTATTCACCCGATCGCTATGCAGAAGGGGCTCAAGTTCGCTATCCGCGAAGGTGGACGCACTGTTGCTTCCGGTCAGGTAACCGACATCGTTGAGTAA